A stretch of the Spirochaetales bacterium genome encodes the following:
- a CDS encoding KamA family radical SAM protein, whose amino-acid sequence MIIRDDRRSTGTSHMYRKTTIHGNGSEKESFSVISEKADSFRRRFFPGVSQNDWNDWRWQLLNRIRDREGIEAVVTLSEGEKKALEAVESQLPFSLTPYFAHLVEGSGTDDPVRRTVIPVLSETRVSPGERDDPLGEEKHRRASCIVHRYPDRVLFLVTGLCAAYCRYCTRSRLVGGRHDISSAKPEWEKGIDYIRGNTDIRDVLVSGGDPLMLSDRKLEWLLERLKGIPHVQIVRIGTRVPVVLPQRITADLVEMLGRYHPLWMSIHVTHPDELTGETAFALNRLADAGIPMGSQTVLLAGINDSVECMKTLMHGLLTMRVRPYYLYQCDPITGSAHFRTPVKKGLEIIRGLQGFTTGFAVPTYVIDAPGGGGKIPLFPDRIVGRDGGDLLVSNYTSEVFRYPDPEGGE is encoded by the coding sequence ATGATAATCAGGGACGACCGGCGATCGACCGGAACATCACACATGTATCGGAAAACGACGATACATGGAAACGGGTCCGAAAAAGAAAGTTTTTCCGTTATCTCGGAAAAGGCCGATTCCTTCCGCAGACGCTTTTTCCCCGGTGTTTCGCAAAACGACTGGAACGACTGGCGGTGGCAGCTTTTGAACAGAATACGCGACCGTGAAGGTATCGAAGCGGTCGTTACCCTTTCCGAAGGCGAGAAAAAGGCCCTTGAAGCGGTCGAATCGCAGCTGCCGTTTTCACTGACGCCCTACTTCGCCCACCTCGTCGAGGGAAGCGGCACGGACGATCCCGTCAGACGAACCGTCATACCAGTGTTAAGCGAGACACGCGTGAGCCCCGGAGAGCGGGACGACCCGCTCGGCGAGGAAAAACACCGGCGGGCTTCCTGCATCGTGCACCGTTACCCCGACAGGGTCCTTTTTCTCGTCACCGGTCTTTGCGCGGCCTATTGCAGGTATTGCACGCGAAGCAGGCTCGTCGGCGGCCGTCACGATATTTCATCGGCAAAGCCGGAATGGGAAAAGGGTATCGATTACATTCGCGGCAACACCGATATCCGTGACGTTCTCGTATCGGGCGGCGACCCCCTCATGCTTTCGGACCGTAAACTCGAGTGGCTGCTCGAACGGCTGAAAGGAATCCCCCATGTTCAGATCGTCCGCATCGGTACCAGGGTACCGGTCGTTCTGCCCCAGCGGATCACGGCCGATCTCGTTGAGATGCTCGGGCGTTACCATCCCCTCTGGATGAGTATCCACGTCACCCACCCGGACGAACTGACCGGCGAGACCGCCTTTGCCTTAAACCGGCTCGCGGACGCGGGTATACCGATGGGAAGCCAGACCGTGCTGCTTGCGGGGATCAATGATTCGGTCGAATGCATGAAGACGCTGATGCACGGACTCCTTACGATGAGGGTGCGGCCGTATTACCTCTACCAGTGCGATCCCATTACCGGTTCCGCCCATTTCAGAACCCCGGTCAAAAAAGGGCTCGAGATCATCCGGGGGCTGCAGGGGTTTACCACCGGGTTCGCGGTCCCCACCTACGTCATCGACGCGCCGGGCGGTGGCGGCAAGATCCCCCTTTTCCCGGACCGGATCGTCGGACGGGACGGAGGCGACCTGCTTGTCTCGAATTACACATCCGAAGTGTTTCGCTACCCCGACCCCGAAGGCGGGGAGTGA
- a CDS encoding tetratricopeptide repeat protein gives MSIKKTLHILKKAYHLEKKGNKKEAFTLYKTILETDETNPFAHNNLAAIYHENNDAGRAEFHYRKAIDSKQNFTDAMYNLGILLKQQDRKQEAVDLFEDIMKNAKKRVDKYSAKEELHALTGYTYEKCDICGCISLLGSQFTHTACTSICPGCFERRSFFHHAYVILIISCFFIFLFALVFSQPGITFRPVIIIINMTLILISNILMIVLHEGAHALVYALLHGRIFEIVTGTGPLILRKLINKRMFITIRKTLNAGLCAAVFPVDGKLRFRIIMGTSAGIVFHLFVLLVILFTCGFSIQNIGIRIALCEVVCISSFLNFLFSLYPRQIKMGLSSYRSDGLALWEYITKGVNIVEYTKNKLYIECVYALRLRRFNKVVDLCDHAPYDVHTDLHFLIVKANAIASLGKENEAIHLLEKTKEHREKENYQNDERDRFEFDNVYLFNNLAYFLLRRSLISGECGNAMEYARYAYERLPWNPSIQGTYGFSLLQHDRTDEGLFCLRQSFRNHENTKNKAITAALCALACYRKNEMKEARTFLEKAVSLDPDEITVQRVIAVTGGLTKKPHSPPSGSG, from the coding sequence ATGAGCATAAAAAAGACATTACACATACTCAAAAAAGCATACCACCTGGAAAAAAAGGGAAATAAGAAAGAAGCCTTCACCCTGTACAAGACGATTCTCGAAACGGATGAAACGAACCCCTTTGCCCATAATAACCTGGCCGCCATATATCATGAAAACAATGACGCCGGGCGTGCCGAATTCCATTATCGTAAGGCAATCGATAGCAAGCAGAATTTCACCGATGCGATGTACAATCTCGGTATACTCCTGAAGCAGCAGGACCGGAAGCAGGAAGCGGTCGACCTTTTCGAGGACATCATGAAAAACGCAAAAAAACGAGTCGATAAATATTCGGCTAAGGAAGAATTGCATGCATTAACGGGATACACCTACGAAAAATGTGATATATGCGGCTGCATATCCCTCCTGGGTTCGCAATTTACCCACACTGCATGTACAAGCATATGTCCCGGCTGTTTCGAACGCCGTTCATTTTTTCACCACGCATACGTCATTTTAATCATTTCATGTTTTTTCATATTTTTATTTGCACTCGTTTTTTCCCAACCCGGTATCACGTTCAGACCCGTTATTATCATTATAAACATGACGCTGATTTTGATAAGCAATATTCTTATGATCGTATTACACGAAGGCGCCCATGCACTCGTTTACGCATTGTTGCATGGGAGGATATTTGAAATCGTCACAGGTACCGGCCCCCTTATACTGAGAAAATTAATAAACAAACGGATGTTTATTACAATCAGAAAAACCCTGAATGCCGGATTATGCGCCGCTGTCTTCCCCGTGGATGGAAAGCTGCGATTTCGCATCATCATGGGAACGAGTGCGGGTATCGTGTTTCATTTATTCGTATTGTTGGTGATTTTATTTACATGCGGATTTTCGATTCAAAATATAGGCATACGTATTGCCTTATGTGAAGTCGTATGTATATCCTCTTTTCTCAATTTCCTGTTCAGCCTGTATCCCCGTCAAATAAAAATGGGGTTGTCGTCCTATCGTTCAGACGGCCTGGCTTTATGGGAATATATTACAAAAGGAGTTAATATTGTCGAATACACGAAAAATAAGTTGTATATCGAATGCGTATATGCTTTACGGTTGAGGCGATTTAATAAGGTTGTCGATCTCTGCGATCATGCTCCGTATGATGTGCATACCGATTTGCATTTTCTCATTGTCAAGGCCAATGCCATTGCTTCACTCGGCAAAGAGAATGAAGCGATACATCTTCTTGAAAAAACAAAAGAACACCGGGAAAAAGAAAATTATCAAAATGATGAGCGCGACAGGTTCGAATTCGATAATGTATATCTGTTCAACAACCTCGCCTATTTTTTACTGCGCCGTTCATTAATAAGCGGCGAATGCGGCAATGCAATGGAATATGCGCGTTATGCGTATGAACGCCTGCCATGGAACCCTTCTATACAAGGAACCTATGGTTTCTCGCTGTTGCAGCATGACCGTACCGATGAGGGATTATTCTGCCTCAGACAATCATTCAGGAATCATGAAAACACAAAAAACAAGGCAATCACCGCCGCATTGTGTGCGTTAGCCTGTTACAGAAAAAACGAGATGAAAGAAGCACGAACATTTCTGGAAAAGGCTGTCTCCCTCGATCCGGACGAAATCACGGTACAACGTGTGATCGCCGTCACCGGCGGTTTGACCAAAAAACCTCACTCCCCGCCTTCGGGGTCGGGGTAG
- a CDS encoding GGDEF domain-containing protein, with protein sequence MDGRTILYNHLAIHRRIQAAFIESGRHVFPISLMMIDIDDFKAINDSFGHPAGGSVLKTLAGVISGSAGNNDSAGRYGGDEFILSLLYCGKKEAMVIADRIRLKFLSERFADITALKPTISIGVAIQNGEIPGRKEIDLIHLVDLALYEVKKGGKDCIVFHVLE encoded by the coding sequence TTGGACGGCCGCACGATATTATACAACCACCTGGCAATTCACCGGCGTATTCAGGCGGCGTTCATTGAATCGGGACGGCATGTGTTCCCGATCAGCCTGATGATGATCGATATCGACGATTTCAAGGCGATTAATGACTCTTTCGGACACCCGGCGGGAGGCAGCGTATTGAAAACCCTTGCTGGAGTTATCAGCGGGTCGGCCGGAAACAACGATTCGGCAGGAAGGTACGGGGGCGACGAGTTTATTCTCAGTCTCCTTTATTGTGGTAAAAAGGAAGCGATGGTCATTGCCGACAGAATCAGACTGAAGTTTCTATCCGAACGCTTTGCGGATATTACCGCGCTCAAACCGACGATCAGCATCGGCGTTGCGATCCAGAACGGGGAAATTCCCGGCCGTAAAGAAATCGATCTGATCCATCTGGTTGACCTGGCGTTGTACGAGGTGAAAAAAGGCGGAAAAGACTGTATCGTTTTTCATGTTCTTGAATGA
- a CDS encoding SH3 domain-containing protein has protein sequence MKKLLPCIMLLIVLSGVTAAAQSGKMSIIVKETQAREKPSYLGKILAVLTYGEMVDTVSLEKDWYRVRLSGGREGWVHSSALTKKKIVLKAGKTDTEKYADSDDVVLAGKGFNEQVEKQYRKEKDLDFSEVDRMEKIVVTPGQMEEFLGAGGLEGVEGGV, from the coding sequence ATGAAAAAACTATTGCCATGCATCATGCTTTTGATCGTTTTATCCGGCGTCACGGCCGCAGCCCAGAGCGGGAAAATGAGCATTATCGTCAAGGAAACCCAGGCCCGGGAAAAACCGTCGTATCTGGGAAAAATTCTTGCCGTACTCACATATGGCGAGATGGTCGATACCGTTTCACTCGAAAAGGACTGGTACCGGGTGCGGCTTTCAGGCGGAAGGGAGGGCTGGGTTCATTCATCGGCCCTGACCAAAAAAAAGATCGTTCTCAAGGCCGGAAAGACCGATACGGAAAAATATGCCGATTCGGATGACGTCGTGCTTGCCGGAAAGGGGTTCAACGAACAGGTCGAAAAGCAGTACAGGAAAGAGAAGGACCTCGATTTTTCAGAAGTCGACAGAATGGAGAAGATCGTGGTCACGCCCGGACAGATGGAGGAGTTCCTCGGCGCCGGCGGACTTGAAGGCGTGGAAGGGGGTGTATGA
- a CDS encoding M48 family metalloprotease, with product MMRVVLVILAVTVAMTAGSCISIEDISISDIKQVADTAGKIQKSMEDFTPEQEYYIGRAVGAMVLDQYKPYRNKKATDYINLLGQTLALFSERPELFGGYHFLILDSDEINAFATPSGLVFVTRGLLRLARSEDGVAAILAHEIGHIVKKHGLQSIKQARITEALTSAAITAADTAGYEEVAALTETFSASIDDIAKTLIVNGYSREFELQADAMAVQILAEVGYDPEALIELLEALDAGYKPGGLDFAKTHPNPRKRIDGVKKAMKDYRPVSRGDASGREKRFRAFIKEI from the coding sequence ATGATGAGAGTTGTCCTTGTTATTCTTGCGGTGACTGTCGCGATGACGGCGGGGTCTTGTATTTCGATTGAAGATATCAGCATCAGCGATATAAAACAGGTCGCCGATACCGCGGGCAAGATACAGAAAAGCATGGAGGATTTCACCCCGGAACAGGAGTATTACATCGGCAGGGCGGTGGGCGCGATGGTTCTCGATCAGTACAAGCCGTACCGCAATAAAAAGGCCACCGACTATATCAACCTCCTCGGCCAGACACTCGCCCTTTTTTCCGAAAGGCCAGAGCTTTTCGGGGGGTATCACTTCCTTATTCTCGATTCGGATGAGATCAACGCTTTTGCAACTCCCAGCGGGCTGGTCTTTGTCACCCGCGGACTGCTTCGCCTTGCCCGTTCGGAAGACGGGGTAGCCGCGATACTCGCCCACGAGATCGGACATATCGTGAAAAAGCACGGACTCCAGTCGATCAAACAGGCCCGGATAACCGAGGCCCTGACCAGTGCCGCGATCACCGCGGCGGATACGGCCGGCTATGAGGAGGTCGCGGCATTGACCGAGACCTTTTCCGCCTCGATCGACGATATCGCGAAGACCCTGATCGTCAATGGCTATTCGCGGGAGTTCGAATTGCAGGCCGATGCGATGGCGGTACAGATACTTGCTGAGGTCGGTTATGATCCCGAAGCCCTCATCGAACTGCTCGAGGCCCTCGATGCGGGCTATAAACCGGGGGGACTCGATTTTGCCAAGACCCACCCGAACCCCCGAAAGAGGATCGACGGGGTAAAAAAGGCGATGAAGGATTACCGGCCTGTTTCCCGTGGGGACGCTTCCGGGCGCGAGAAGCGTTTCAGGGCGTTTATTAAAGAGATCTGA
- a CDS encoding adenylate/guanylate cyclase domain-containing protein produces MKKIILKIIRGAFIGLAGGGLALLLLYTGIISGFEGQTWDLRARLMASPGQASNEIAVILLDQKSLDWGENTFNLSWPWPREIMGVIVDFCGRAGAKGLAFDVIYSEPSFYGPGDDGTFGDALAGYGRAVGAVVLSDESGDGTWPEAFEDKLPAIEVSGGIAGRASSGVSFPVDELAPAFAAFGNVSEQADPDGIFREARLVSLFNGRAVPLLSVGLYLLAYPGLEASVSEKGFTVGPITFPLNAKGNAVIRYRGASGTYPTYSAAAIINSELRLNEGLEPEVKPEELAGKYVLFGYSAPGLKDLRPSPVDENAAGVEIHAAVLDNLLTGSFMVDMPPVSVVIVCLLPAICIGIAASLFSATLPTILLFFAAFLLPVGGGLAGYALGVRFPVVAPLIGCVVAMVSVSVYNFSTEGKQRRFLKGAFKQYLSPALIEQLIANPDMLRLGGERKELSMFFSDLQGFTSISEALTPEELTSLLNDYLSAMTDIILEEGGTVDKYEGDAIIAFWNAPLDLEDHAVHAVSSALRCQTKLAELRPGFRERTGRDMYMRIGLNTAAVVVGNMGSHGRFDYTMMGDGVNLAARLEGINKQFHTYTMISQWTKEKIGDAFPVRELSRVAVVGKKEAVTVYEPMYPEEFERKRDLILSFQEGLALFYKGKFQEAKAVFTRTAQSDPAAAAYAEKCGELALKPPSSWEGVWVMTTK; encoded by the coding sequence ATGAAGAAAATCATCCTTAAAATAATCCGTGGGGCGTTTATCGGGCTTGCGGGGGGTGGGCTGGCGCTTCTCCTCCTTTATACCGGCATCATATCCGGTTTCGAAGGGCAGACCTGGGACCTTCGCGCCCGGCTTATGGCTTCTCCCGGGCAGGCCTCGAATGAAATTGCCGTCATTCTCCTCGACCAGAAAAGTCTCGACTGGGGTGAGAACACATTCAACCTTTCCTGGCCCTGGCCGCGGGAGATCATGGGCGTTATCGTTGATTTTTGCGGACGCGCCGGGGCAAAAGGGCTTGCCTTCGATGTCATTTATTCGGAGCCGTCGTTTTACGGTCCGGGAGACGATGGGACATTCGGGGACGCCCTTGCCGGTTACGGCAGGGCCGTCGGGGCCGTGGTACTGAGTGATGAATCCGGTGACGGGACCTGGCCCGAAGCGTTCGAGGATAAACTCCCCGCAATCGAAGTATCCGGAGGTATTGCCGGCCGGGCTTCTTCCGGTGTTTCGTTTCCCGTCGATGAACTCGCGCCCGCCTTTGCCGCTTTCGGCAATGTCAGTGAACAGGCCGATCCGGACGGTATTTTCCGGGAGGCGAGGCTCGTTTCCCTTTTTAACGGCAGGGCCGTGCCCCTTCTTTCCGTGGGGCTTTATCTTCTGGCGTATCCGGGGCTCGAGGCGTCTGTTTCGGAAAAAGGATTTACGGTAGGTCCGATTACGTTTCCGCTTAACGCAAAGGGAAACGCGGTGATCCGGTATCGGGGGGCGTCGGGTACCTATCCCACCTATTCCGCGGCCGCGATCATCAACAGCGAACTCCGTCTCAATGAAGGGCTTGAACCGGAAGTCAAACCGGAAGAACTCGCGGGCAAATATGTCCTCTTCGGCTATTCGGCGCCCGGGCTCAAGGATCTGAGGCCCTCGCCGGTCGACGAAAACGCGGCCGGGGTCGAGATCCACGCCGCGGTTTTAGACAATCTTTTGACCGGCTCGTTTATGGTCGATATGCCGCCGGTTTCAGTCGTCATCGTCTGTCTCCTGCCGGCAATATGTATCGGTATCGCGGCCTCATTGTTTTCAGCCACGCTTCCGACCATTCTCCTCTTTTTTGCCGCGTTTCTGCTTCCCGTGGGAGGCGGTCTTGCGGGGTATGCCCTGGGCGTGAGGTTCCCCGTTGTCGCGCCCCTTATCGGTTGTGTGGTGGCCATGGTGAGCGTGAGTGTGTACAATTTTTCCACGGAAGGGAAACAGAGGCGCTTTTTGAAAGGAGCCTTCAAACAGTACCTGAGCCCCGCACTCATCGAACAGCTGATCGCCAATCCGGACATGCTCAGACTCGGTGGGGAGCGAAAGGAATTGTCCATGTTCTTTTCCGATCTCCAGGGGTTTACCTCGATCTCGGAAGCTCTTACCCCCGAAGAACTCACGTCGCTTCTCAATGATTACCTTTCGGCCATGACCGACATCATTCTGGAGGAGGGGGGAACGGTCGACAAGTACGAAGGGGACGCGATCATCGCTTTCTGGAACGCGCCCCTCGACCTCGAAGACCACGCGGTCCACGCGGTGAGTTCGGCGCTCCGGTGCCAGACGAAACTCGCCGAACTCAGGCCCGGGTTCAGGGAACGGACGGGCAGGGACATGTACATGCGTATCGGTCTGAACACCGCAGCCGTGGTCGTGGGGAACATGGGGTCGCACGGGCGTTTCGACTATACGATGATGGGCGACGGGGTGAACCTCGCGGCGCGCCTTGAGGGGATAAACAAACAGTTCCATACCTATACAATGATATCGCAGTGGACAAAGGAAAAGATAGGGGACGCCTTTCCCGTGCGCGAACTCTCACGCGTGGCGGTTGTGGGAAAAAAAGAGGCGGTCACCGTCTACGAACCCATGTATCCCGAAGAATTTGAAAGAAAACGGGATCTGATACTGAGTTTTCAGGAAGGACTCGCCCTTTTTTACAAGGGGAAATTTCAGGAGGCGAAGGCCGTCTTCACGAGGACCGCGCAGAGCGACCCGGCAGCGGCCGCCTATGCGGAAAAATGCGGCGAGCTTGCCCTGAAGCCCCCATCCTCATGGGAAGGGGTATGGGTGATGACCACGAAGTGA
- a CDS encoding polysaccharide biosynthesis tyrosine autokinase, translating into MEKQADSTFSIRDFFYLLFLYKGRIFFFFFVTLLSVVIGQFMIVDSYEAKAKILIKMGRETIPLSSLPSSQQQVVSAAGLRKEDIKSEIEIIQNQFIIERVVSRLGIKTLFPDDEEPESAFGRIKYKVKFFLTDIIDNVKQVLYELNLKQKLSDFESTVITVQSALQVKQVESTDVIEISVMWFYPELANKIVDAIIDEYMKHHAEIHQVSGSYEFFQEQVELIGARLAKSEAKLNKLKTEHNIISLDNQIELLLHQLSILKGEYKETLSNIAQTEASIAELKKQIDSLTENITPNMEEVMKEAETQLFEHNVNIKALYSKKREQEKQIGNYELELEKLNSLQLTVHQLERDIKNDEDNYNLYLMKLEEMRITSELDKERIINVRLISPAVASNIPAGPRKMLVIGLGLAIALIFSLALVFLLDFMDHSIKNADDISKYTALPVLATITEQKKAFKKRNRNKIRINEIGRLKNNLSALMSRKKHFALMVCSSKRYEGNTSIAINLARELAYTFSDRVLLIDANMYNPLLHDYFKTEAPVGLLQILQKKSTIAAGIKRAEYPNLYFISSGNNKGRIIEPIKDLAFKSLLYKLKTTFKFIVIDAPPVSQYSDSLVMAPLADGVLVITRAHYTKRETLQKTEEQLKIVNANILGIVLNMKKHTIPKFLYNML; encoded by the coding sequence ATGGAAAAACAAGCTGATTCGACATTTTCGATAAGAGATTTCTTCTATTTACTCTTTTTGTATAAAGGCAGAATATTTTTCTTCTTTTTTGTGACCCTTCTTTCCGTCGTTATCGGGCAATTCATGATTGTCGACAGCTATGAGGCCAAGGCTAAAATTCTGATCAAAATGGGCCGTGAGACCATTCCCCTTTCTTCACTACCGTCCTCGCAGCAGCAGGTGGTTTCGGCAGCCGGGTTGCGAAAAGAAGATATCAAGTCGGAGATAGAGATAATACAAAATCAGTTTATAATCGAAAGGGTCGTTTCCAGATTGGGAATAAAAACCCTGTTTCCCGACGACGAAGAACCCGAATCGGCTTTCGGCCGTATAAAATACAAAGTGAAATTTTTTCTTACGGATATCATCGACAATGTAAAGCAGGTGTTGTATGAATTGAACCTGAAACAGAAATTGTCGGATTTTGAAAGCACGGTCATTACCGTGCAGTCCGCTTTGCAGGTGAAACAGGTGGAAAGCACGGATGTCATTGAAATTTCGGTCATGTGGTTCTATCCGGAACTGGCAAATAAAATAGTCGATGCCATCATAGACGAATACATGAAACATCACGCAGAGATTCATCAGGTTTCAGGCAGTTACGAATTTTTTCAGGAACAGGTGGAATTGATCGGCGCACGTCTGGCCAAAAGCGAAGCAAAATTAAATAAATTAAAGACCGAACACAATATCATATCTCTCGATAATCAGATCGAATTGCTGCTGCATCAACTCTCGATCCTCAAGGGAGAGTATAAGGAAACTTTGAGCAATATCGCGCAGACTGAAGCTTCCATAGCGGAGTTGAAAAAACAAATCGATTCTTTGACGGAGAATATAACGCCGAACATGGAAGAAGTGATGAAAGAAGCGGAAACGCAGCTTTTCGAGCATAATGTCAATATCAAAGCCTTATACAGCAAGAAACGCGAGCAGGAAAAACAAATCGGTAATTATGAACTGGAACTCGAGAAATTGAACTCCCTGCAGCTTACCGTGCATCAACTCGAACGGGATATCAAAAATGACGAGGACAATTATAATCTCTATCTTATGAAACTCGAGGAGATGAGGATTACGAGTGAACTGGATAAAGAGCGTATCATCAATGTGAGACTCATTTCACCGGCGGTCGCTTCCAATATACCGGCCGGTCCGCGCAAGATGCTGGTGATCGGTCTGGGGCTGGCGATAGCCCTGATTTTTTCTCTTGCACTGGTTTTTCTTCTCGATTTTATGGATCATTCGATAAAAAATGCGGATGATATATCCAAATACACCGCGTTACCCGTCCTGGCCACCATCACCGAACAGAAAAAGGCGTTCAAAAAACGCAATAGAAACAAAATTCGCATCAATGAAATCGGCCGTCTCAAAAACAACCTTTCGGCGTTGATGTCCCGTAAAAAGCATTTTGCCCTCATGGTCTGCAGTTCCAAACGGTACGAGGGTAACACGTCGATCGCCATTAATCTGGCCAGGGAACTCGCATATACCTTTTCTGATCGTGTGCTGCTTATCGATGCCAATATGTATAATCCATTATTGCACGACTACTTCAAAACAGAGGCGCCCGTGGGATTGCTGCAGATACTGCAAAAAAAATCGACCATTGCAGCCGGTATAAAAAGGGCGGAATACCCGAATCTCTATTTTATTTCGAGCGGCAATAATAAAGGCAGGATCATCGAACCGATAAAGGATCTCGCTTTCAAGAGCCTGCTGTATAAACTAAAGACGACATTTAAATTTATCGTTATTGATGCCCCCCCTGTCAGCCAGTATTCTGATAGTCTTGTCATGGCGCCGTTGGCGGACGGGGTTCTTGTCATAACTCGCGCCCATTATACGAAACGCGAGACCCTTCAAAAAACCGAAGAGCAATTAAAGATTGTCAATGCAAATATACTCGGTATCGTGCTGAACATGAAAAAACATACTATTCCCAAATTTCTCTACAACATGCTTTAG
- a CDS encoding O-antigen ligase family protein yields the protein MIGKKKIFGKIISYLLIFVSGLLFGQLILATRAFTEKLTLFGISVNIVFIFFGFLIIVPFYRYLNIRQRLLYVFIAGIFFWVDKNMFFRSHHAGGAFGLSVGVIDIVLIVSLFYHLLHKKETATEEFSFFPFVSIPYLLLIVMNFLTVFLSIDPQLSMLEIIRLLKGLFVFLLVANMIQDVEDIKKISLFLVFMVFGESLLCLAQFFMKRTIGLNFLGEETELYVETLTEGTEVTRISGTFGNPHSLAGVFGFIIPLIVCLVLCSKKVQSKWLYIFVLFTGLSALIVTYLRSVLVALGLVLVLIFILTIRKGYWDRSNKKFFIVILIMGIVTLVPFLPSFFKRMFYAEAGSVDVRLDFIKISMNMFERNPFLGVGINTYNEFFTAMGDPLALNDRMPGGNAVDHNFYILTLAETGIAGLLALIVLWFSVFRLAVPCFKSDNTWFNVIGLALIGGYTNFFMRSLISYEYRLDQVFVFFWFISGFLAGVYRLVKRGVDERIPI from the coding sequence ATGATCGGGAAGAAGAAAATTTTTGGTAAAATTATTTCCTATCTCCTCATTTTTGTCAGCGGTCTGCTTTTCGGCCAGTTGATTCTCGCGACAAGGGCGTTCACGGAAAAACTGACATTGTTCGGTATTTCGGTAAATATTGTGTTTATCTTTTTCGGTTTTTTGATTATCGTCCCGTTTTACCGGTATTTGAATATACGCCAGCGGTTGCTTTATGTTTTTATAGCGGGAATATTTTTCTGGGTGGATAAAAATATGTTTTTTCGCTCTCATCACGCTGGCGGGGCTTTTGGATTGAGTGTCGGCGTTATCGATATTGTGCTGATCGTTTCCCTTTTTTATCATCTGCTGCATAAAAAAGAGACGGCGACAGAAGAATTTTCGTTTTTCCCGTTCGTCTCAATTCCGTATCTCCTGTTAATCGTCATGAATTTCCTGACTGTTTTCCTTTCAATCGACCCCCAATTGAGTATGCTGGAAATTATCCGTCTTCTAAAAGGTCTTTTTGTGTTTCTCCTCGTCGCTAATATGATACAGGATGTAGAGGACATCAAGAAAATCAGTCTGTTTCTTGTTTTTATGGTGTTCGGTGAAAGTCTGCTTTGCCTGGCGCAATTCTTTATGAAACGCACCATCGGGCTTAATTTTCTGGGTGAGGAGACGGAATTATATGTGGAAACCCTGACTGAAGGGACGGAAGTAACGAGGATTTCCGGTACATTCGGTAATCCCCATTCTCTTGCCGGGGTTTTTGGTTTCATTATCCCTCTTATTGTCTGTCTGGTGTTGTGCAGTAAAAAAGTACAATCAAAGTGGCTTTATATTTTCGTTCTTTTTACGGGTCTTTCCGCCCTGATCGTCACCTACCTGCGCTCCGTCCTCGTCGCCCTGGGTCTTGTTCTTGTTCTCATTTTCATACTGACGATCAGGAAAGGGTACTGGGACAGGTCCAACAAGAAATTCTTTATCGTTATACTGATTATGGGAATAGTAACCCTGGTGCCGTTTCTTCCTTCTTTCTTCAAACGTATGTTCTATGCCGAGGCCGGTTCCGTCGATGTCCGGCTTGATTTTATCAAGATATCCATGAACATGTTCGAACGGAATCCTTTTTTGGGAGTCGGCATAAACACCTATAACGAGTTTTTCACCGCCATGGGAGATCCACTCGCGCTCAATGACAGGATGCCCGGCGGTAACGCGGTCGATCATAATTTCTATATACTCACACTGGCCGAAACCGGCATTGCCGGGCTTCTCGCGCTTATCGTCCTCTGGTTTTCCGTTTTCCGGCTGGCCGTTCCCTGTTTTAAAAGCGACAACACGTGGTTTAATGTGATCGGTCTTGCACTGATAGGCGGTTATACGAATTTTTTTATGCGCTCTCTTATCAGTTACGAATACAGGCTGGATCAGGTGTTCGTCTTTTTCTGGTTTATCTCCGGCTTTCTGGCCGGGGTATACCGGCTCGTGAAACGGGGAGTGGACGAGCGTATTCCAATATAA